In Pseudomonas saudiphocaensis, one DNA window encodes the following:
- a CDS encoding electron transfer flavoprotein subunit beta/FixA family protein — MKILVAVKRVVDYNVKVRVKADNSGVDLANVKMSMNPFCEIAVEEAVRLKEKGVASEIVVVTIGPTAAQEQLRTALALGADRAILIESGEELNSLAVAKLLKAVVDKEQPQLVILGKQAIDSDNNQTGQMLGALTGYAQGTFASKVEVAGDKVNVTREIDGGLQTVALNLPAIVTTDLRLNEPRYASLPNIMKAKKKPLETLTPDALGVTTTSTLKTLKVEAPAARSAGIKVKSVAELVEKLKNEAKVI; from the coding sequence ATGAAGATTCTCGTAGCTGTCAAACGAGTGGTCGATTACAACGTCAAGGTTCGCGTCAAGGCGGACAACTCCGGCGTTGACCTCGCCAACGTCAAGATGTCGATGAACCCCTTCTGCGAAATCGCCGTGGAAGAAGCCGTACGCCTGAAAGAGAAAGGCGTGGCGAGCGAAATCGTTGTCGTCACCATCGGCCCGACCGCGGCTCAAGAGCAGCTGCGTACCGCGCTGGCGCTGGGTGCTGACCGAGCGATCCTGATCGAATCCGGCGAAGAGCTGAATTCCCTGGCGGTGGCCAAGCTGCTCAAGGCGGTGGTCGACAAGGAGCAGCCGCAACTGGTCATCCTTGGCAAGCAGGCCATCGACAGCGACAACAACCAGACCGGCCAGATGCTTGGTGCACTGACTGGCTATGCCCAGGGCACCTTCGCCTCCAAGGTGGAAGTGGCCGGCGACAAGGTCAACGTCACCCGTGAAATCGATGGCGGTCTGCAGACCGTAGCGCTGAACCTTCCAGCGATCGTTACCACTGACCTGCGCCTGAACGAGCCGCGCTATGCGTCGCTGCCGAACATCATGAAGGCCAAGAAGAAGCCGCTGGAAACCCTGACGCCAGACGCGCTGGGTGTTACCACCACATCTACCTTGAAGACCCTCAAGGTCGAGGCGCCGGCTGCACGTAGCGCCGGTATCAAGGTCAAGTCCGTGGCTGAACTGGTCGAGAAACTGAAGAACGAGGCGAAGGTAATCTAA
- a CDS encoding electron transfer flavoprotein subunit alpha/FixB family protein, translated as MTILVIAEHNNAVLAAATLNTVAAAKAIGGDIHVLVAGSGCAAIGEAAAKIEGVSKVLVADDAAYANQLPESVAPLIAGLASNYSHVLAAATTNGKNFLPRVAAQLDVDQISEIVSVESPDTFKRPIYAGNAIATVQSSAAIKVITVRATGFDPVNAEGGSATVEQVSATGDAGISSFVGEELAKSDRPELTAAKVVISGGRGMGNGDNFKHLYSLADKLGAAVGASRAAVDAGFVPNDMQVGQTGKIVAPQLYIAVGISGAIQHLAGMKDSKVIVAINKDEDAPIFQVADYGLVGDLFEIVPELEKLV; from the coding sequence ATGACTATCCTGGTTATCGCTGAACACAACAACGCCGTTCTGGCTGCTGCAACGCTCAATACAGTGGCAGCTGCCAAGGCTATCGGCGGCGACATTCATGTGCTGGTGGCTGGCAGCGGTTGCGCGGCCATCGGTGAAGCGGCTGCCAAGATCGAAGGCGTATCCAAGGTTCTGGTCGCCGATGATGCTGCCTACGCCAATCAGCTGCCGGAAAGCGTCGCGCCCCTGATCGCCGGTCTGGCAAGCAACTACAGCCACGTTCTGGCTGCGGCGACCACCAACGGCAAAAACTTCCTGCCGCGCGTGGCCGCTCAGCTGGACGTCGATCAGATCTCCGAGATCGTTTCGGTCGAAAGCCCTGATACCTTCAAGCGTCCGATCTACGCTGGTAACGCCATCGCCACCGTGCAGTCCTCGGCGGCTATCAAGGTCATCACCGTACGTGCCACCGGGTTCGATCCGGTCAATGCCGAAGGCGGTTCCGCTACCGTTGAACAGGTATCCGCTACCGGTGATGCGGGCATTTCTTCGTTCGTCGGCGAAGAGCTGGCCAAGTCCGACCGTCCTGAGCTTACTGCCGCCAAGGTTGTTATCTCCGGTGGCCGTGGCATGGGCAACGGCGACAACTTCAAGCACCTGTACTCGCTGGCCGATAAGCTCGGCGCTGCAGTGGGCGCCTCCCGCGCGGCAGTGGATGCCGGCTTCGTGCCCAACGACATGCAGGTCGGCCAGACCGGCAAGATCGTCGCGCCGCAGCTGTATATCGCGGTCGGCATCTCCGGCGCCATCCAGCACCTGGCGGGCATGAAAGACTCCAAGGTGATCGTCGCGATCAACAAGGACGAAGACGCACCGATCTTCCAGGTGGCTGACTACGGCCTGGTAGGCGATCTGTTCGAGATCGTGCCGGAGCTGGAAAAGCTCGTCTGA
- a CDS encoding substrate-binding periplasmic protein: MRGALLLKITLIVLSLAAPLAASAAAGKCERLIATGGADNPPFLWRDPQNPKRLIGANADLLQKITDSLELKLEVLYAGDSGKAYDEVRSGRMDLLIDASVSSQSLQQMDIVHPPIASRQWVAWVRPEPGFLYASREDLHERSGVLGRETKFRGDFEAYAKKNLRIRSLPGLAEAVQQLQAGKVDYVLHERYNAVAQLSALGVLDTVQRLEPPVVEQGMHFAVSHDSACNSPWLRGQLAVKMTELRAAGIVEQLLAENLERWKQQLAESKP, from the coding sequence ATGCGTGGTGCGTTGCTGCTGAAAATCACTCTGATCGTGTTGTCTCTGGCGGCTCCGCTGGCTGCCAGCGCGGCAGCAGGGAAATGCGAGCGCCTGATTGCCACCGGCGGCGCAGATAATCCGCCGTTTCTTTGGCGTGATCCGCAGAATCCCAAGAGGTTGATCGGCGCCAATGCCGATCTGCTGCAGAAAATCACCGATTCACTCGAGCTCAAGCTTGAGGTTCTGTACGCCGGCGACTCCGGCAAGGCCTACGACGAAGTCCGTAGTGGCCGGATGGACCTTTTGATCGATGCCTCGGTGAGCTCGCAGTCGCTGCAGCAGATGGACATCGTCCACCCGCCCATTGCCTCTCGCCAATGGGTTGCCTGGGTTCGTCCTGAGCCAGGCTTTCTCTACGCCAGCCGTGAGGACCTGCACGAGCGCTCTGGAGTCCTTGGGAGAGAGACAAAATTTCGGGGTGATTTCGAGGCGTACGCCAAGAAGAATCTCCGTATACGCTCGCTGCCGGGTCTGGCCGAAGCCGTCCAGCAGCTGCAGGCGGGGAAGGTCGACTATGTATTGCACGAGCGCTACAACGCCGTGGCGCAGCTGAGTGCGCTGGGCGTTCTCGACACGGTGCAGCGGCTGGAGCCGCCGGTGGTCGAGCAGGGGATGCATTTTGCGGTGTCCCACGACTCGGCCTGCAACAGCCCCTGGCTGCGCGGACAGCTGGCGGTGAAAATGACAGAATTGCGCGCTGCCGGCATCGTAGAGCAATTGCTGGCGGAGAATCTCGAGCGCTGGAAACAGCAGTTGGCTGAATCGAAACCTTAA
- a CDS encoding DUF4398 domain-containing protein: MRTSFSCAFLSLAMLAGCASDPAPYEQLKITEQAVAQAHASGVAPQASDLRMAEAKLAKAQVAMQKKDYREARLLAEEAELDARLAEARVLNEKSQLQLSELNRRIAQLREQLGALQ; this comes from the coding sequence TTGCGAACATCCTTTTCCTGCGCCTTCCTGTCGTTGGCCATGCTTGCCGGGTGCGCCAGTGATCCGGCGCCCTACGAACAGCTGAAAATTACCGAGCAGGCCGTAGCTCAGGCACATGCGAGTGGTGTTGCGCCGCAAGCTTCGGATCTGCGCATGGCTGAAGCAAAACTCGCCAAAGCCCAGGTTGCTATGCAGAAGAAAGACTACCGCGAGGCACGCTTGCTGGCCGAGGAGGCCGAGCTGGACGCGCGTTTGGCCGAGGCCCGGGTGTTGAACGAGAAGAGCCAGCTTCAGCTGTCGGAGCTGAACCGGCGCATCGCTCAACTGCGTGAGCAGCTGGGAGCTTTGCAATGA
- a CDS encoding OmpA family protein encodes MNRSVIAGLLVLGLLQGCVGSEVKQALDDAELAYQAVSKDPQVFADAPKDVRRAEESLERAKRFAGYWGGAEDARHYAYLSLRYSQIASQHGEQLQNERRATHLEMEHERLRRTLQQARLLDRRQQSQWLEEQMDGLAAAETGRGLVMTLGDVLFKPASAELGEAANQRLLKLAHFLQLNPTRRVRIEGYTDNRGSAAENLALSHSRAQVVANFLEELGVEARRMEVAGYGEAFHISENASARGRALNRRVEIVFSDAEGRLGNPRE; translated from the coding sequence ATGAACAGGTCTGTCATCGCCGGGTTGCTGGTGCTGGGCTTGCTGCAGGGGTGTGTGGGCTCCGAAGTGAAGCAGGCGCTGGATGATGCAGAGCTGGCCTACCAGGCCGTTAGCAAAGATCCTCAAGTGTTCGCAGATGCACCCAAGGACGTGCGACGTGCCGAAGAATCGCTGGAGCGTGCCAAACGCTTTGCCGGTTATTGGGGTGGCGCCGAGGATGCCCGGCATTATGCCTACCTGAGTCTGCGCTATAGCCAGATTGCCAGTCAGCACGGCGAGCAGCTGCAGAACGAGCGACGGGCTACCCACTTAGAAATGGAACACGAACGACTGCGCCGGACCCTGCAGCAGGCGCGCTTGCTGGACAGGCGTCAGCAGAGCCAGTGGCTGGAGGAGCAGATGGACGGCCTCGCCGCTGCCGAAACCGGGCGCGGGCTGGTGATGACCTTGGGTGATGTACTGTTCAAGCCCGCCAGTGCCGAATTGGGCGAAGCGGCTAATCAGCGGCTGCTCAAGCTGGCGCATTTTCTCCAGCTCAATCCTACGCGCAGGGTGCGCATTGAAGGCTATACGGACAACCGTGGCAGCGCAGCGGAAAACCTGGCGCTGTCGCACTCCCGCGCCCAGGTGGTCGCCAATTTCCTGGAGGAGCTGGGTGTGGAGGCTCGTCGGATGGAGGTAGCGGGTTACGGTGAGGCCTTCCACATCAGCGAGAATGCGTCAGCGCGTGGCCGTGCACTGAACCGCCGGGTCGAGATCGTCTTTTCCGATGCCGAAGGGCGGCTGGGCAACCCGCGCGAGTAA
- a CDS encoding PLP-dependent aminotransferase family protein, whose amino-acid sequence MTSLLLYQRIAEQLAEDIRSGVYLPGERVPSVRKLSQQLKVSHATVLQAYANLEDQGMIRARPQSGFYVHHTPALTAPTPDIALVESPALITRSSIINQVLSESRREGLIPLGAAVPHVDYLPVRALHQQLSKVTRFQSPRAFSYMFSPGYEPLRRQVAIRMRDAGVVVGPDEVVITHGCVDALQMSLRVLTRPGDLIATESPSYYGLLQLADLLGLKVIEIPCDPDTGLSLEALQLAASQWPIKALVLTARLSNPLGGSMPDQRQKQLLKLAAHFDIQIVEDDIYGELMFESGPIRALKSNDHEGRVTYCSSFSKTLSPGVRIGWILPGRYREEIQRLQTFSTHSACSVTQMGVAAYLENGGYDRHLRFIRQEYRKNLSAFQLAVQRYFPEGTQMTRPTGGFILWVSLPARINTKDLHTLALQQGISIAPGLIFSNTEQFNHCVRLNCGLPWSVGTERALETLGKLAAQLCREAA is encoded by the coding sequence ATGACCAGTCTGTTGCTCTATCAGCGCATCGCTGAGCAGCTTGCGGAGGATATCCGCAGCGGTGTCTATCTGCCGGGCGAGCGAGTGCCCTCGGTGCGCAAGCTGAGCCAGCAGCTAAAGGTCAGTCACGCTACCGTGCTGCAGGCGTACGCCAACCTCGAAGACCAGGGCATGATTCGTGCCCGCCCGCAGTCTGGCTTTTATGTTCACCATACGCCGGCGCTCACGGCGCCGACGCCGGATATCGCCCTGGTGGAAAGCCCGGCTCTGATAACCCGCAGCAGCATCATCAATCAGGTGCTCAGCGAGTCGCGCCGCGAAGGCCTGATCCCCTTGGGCGCAGCGGTACCCCATGTCGACTACCTGCCGGTGCGGGCCTTGCACCAGCAACTGTCCAAGGTCACCCGTTTTCAGAGCCCGCGTGCCTTCAGCTATATGTTCAGCCCAGGCTACGAGCCGCTGCGCCGGCAGGTGGCGATTCGTATGCGTGATGCCGGGGTGGTGGTCGGGCCGGACGAGGTGGTGATCACCCACGGTTGCGTCGATGCGCTGCAGATGTCGCTGCGGGTGCTGACCCGTCCCGGTGATTTGATTGCGACCGAATCGCCCAGTTATTACGGTCTTTTGCAGCTGGCCGACCTGCTTGGGCTGAAGGTTATCGAGATCCCCTGCGATCCGGACACCGGCTTGAGTCTCGAGGCCTTGCAGCTGGCTGCCAGCCAGTGGCCGATCAAGGCGTTGGTGCTGACCGCGCGGCTGAGCAACCCCCTGGGCGGCAGCATGCCCGATCAGCGTCAGAAGCAGCTGTTGAAGCTGGCGGCGCATTTCGATATCCAGATCGTCGAGGACGATATCTACGGCGAGCTGATGTTCGAGTCGGGGCCGATCAGAGCGCTCAAGTCCAATGATCATGAAGGGCGGGTGACCTACTGCTCGAGCTTTTCCAAGACCCTTTCGCCCGGCGTGCGTATCGGCTGGATCCTGCCCGGTCGTTATCGTGAAGAGATTCAGCGACTGCAGACCTTCAGCACCCACTCCGCCTGCAGCGTTACCCAGATGGGCGTCGCTGCCTATCTGGAAAACGGCGGTTACGACCGCCATCTGCGGTTTATCCGGCAGGAGTACCGTAAGAATCTCAGCGCCTTTCAGCTGGCGGTGCAGCGTTACTTCCCGGAAGGCACGCAGATGACGCGACCCACCGGCGGCTTCATCCTCTGGGTCAGCCTGCCGGCGCGAATCAATACCAAGGATCTGCATACCCTGGCGCTGCAGCAGGGAATCAGCATTGCGCCGGGACTGATTTTCAGCAATACCGAGCAGTTCAACCACTGCGTGCGGCTCAACTGCGGATTGCCATGGTCGGTCGGAACGGAGCGGGCGCTTGAAACGCTTGGCAAGCTTGCTGCGCAGCTCTGTCGCGAGGCGGCCTAA
- a CDS encoding DUF2897 family protein, with amino-acid sequence MPWYIWLLLAVVLGSIIGGLLMLRAGARKIPLTEEQKQRIAQRNAEADAEDARNR; translated from the coding sequence ATGCCCTGGTATATCTGGTTGCTGCTGGCAGTGGTGCTCGGCAGCATCATCGGCGGCCTGCTGATGCTGCGTGCAGGGGCACGCAAGATCCCACTTACCGAAGAGCAGAAGCAGCGCATCGCCCAGCGCAACGCCGAAGCGGACGCCGAAGACGCTCGCAACCGTTAG
- the pyrF gene encoding orotidine-5'-phosphate decarboxylase codes for MTCQTPIIVALDFPSQAAALELAGQLDPTLCRVKVGKELFTRCGPQVVEALQAKGFEVFLDLKFHDIPNTTAMAVKAAAELGVWMVNVHCSGGLRMMTACRETLDKANGAKPLLIGVTVLTSMEQVDLADLGLDIAPQQQVLRLAGLAAQAGLDGLVCSAQEARPLKEQFAQLQLVTPGIRPAGSAADDQRRILTPAEAMTAGSDYLVIGRPIAQAADPALALAAVVAELS; via the coding sequence ATGACCTGCCAGACTCCCATCATCGTTGCGCTCGACTTTCCTTCCCAGGCTGCCGCGCTGGAGCTGGCCGGGCAGCTCGATCCCACGCTGTGCCGGGTCAAGGTCGGCAAAGAGCTGTTTACCCGCTGTGGTCCTCAAGTGGTTGAGGCTCTGCAGGCCAAGGGTTTCGAGGTGTTCCTGGATCTTAAATTCCACGATATTCCCAACACCACCGCGATGGCCGTCAAGGCGGCTGCCGAACTCGGGGTATGGATGGTCAACGTGCATTGCTCGGGCGGTCTGCGGATGATGACGGCCTGCCGCGAGACGCTGGACAAGGCAAATGGAGCCAAGCCGCTGCTGATCGGCGTGACGGTGCTGACCAGTATGGAGCAGGTGGATCTGGCTGATCTCGGTCTGGATATCGCTCCTCAGCAACAGGTACTGCGCCTGGCCGGACTGGCTGCGCAGGCTGGCCTGGATGGGCTGGTTTGTTCGGCTCAGGAGGCCCGGCCGCTGAAGGAGCAGTTCGCGCAGTTGCAACTGGTAACGCCGGGCATTCGCCCAGCCGGCAGCGCTGCCGATGATCAGCGCCGTATCCTGACGCCGGCCGAGGCGATGACGGCAGGCTCCGACTATCTGGTTATCGGGCGCCCCATTGCCCAGGCGGCTGACCCGGCCCTGGCGCTGGCTGCTGTGGTGGCCGAGCTGTCATAG
- a CDS encoding NADP-dependent oxidoreductase produces the protein MSQINRQFLLAKRPIGTPSRDTFEFVEQPLGEPGPNQILVKVEYLSLDPAMRGWMNDAKSYIPPVGIGEVMRALGVGKVIASRHPNYAEGDYVNGALGVQAYYLDEPKGFYKVDPNQAPLPRYLSALGMTGMTAYFALLAVGEPKPGDTVVLSGAAGAVGSVAGQIAKIKGCRVVGIAGGADKCRFLIEELGFDGAIDYKSEDVAASLKRECPKGVDVYFDNVGGDILDAVLTRLSVGARVVICGAISQYNNKEAVKGPANYLSLLVNRARMQGMVVTDYVSRYPEAMKDMAGWLQSGELKSKEDIVEGLETFPETLMKLFTGENFGKLVLKV, from the coding sequence ATGAGTCAGATCAATCGCCAGTTCCTGCTGGCCAAGCGACCCATCGGCACTCCCAGTCGCGATACCTTCGAGTTCGTCGAACAGCCACTGGGCGAACCCGGCCCGAACCAGATCCTGGTCAAGGTGGAGTACTTGTCGCTGGACCCGGCGATGCGTGGCTGGATGAACGATGCCAAGTCCTATATTCCGCCGGTCGGCATTGGTGAAGTCATGCGTGCCCTGGGCGTCGGCAAGGTGATCGCCTCTCGTCATCCGAACTACGCCGAAGGCGATTACGTGAATGGCGCGCTGGGTGTACAGGCGTACTATCTCGACGAGCCGAAAGGCTTCTACAAGGTTGACCCGAATCAGGCGCCACTGCCTCGCTATCTCTCGGCGCTGGGCATGACCGGCATGACCGCCTACTTCGCTCTGTTGGCGGTGGGTGAGCCCAAGCCCGGTGATACCGTGGTGCTCTCGGGTGCTGCCGGCGCAGTGGGCAGCGTTGCCGGGCAGATCGCCAAGATCAAGGGCTGCCGTGTGGTGGGCATTGCTGGGGGCGCCGACAAATGCCGTTTCCTCATTGAAGAGCTCGGCTTCGACGGTGCCATCGATTACAAGAGCGAAGACGTCGCTGCCAGCCTCAAGCGCGAGTGTCCCAAGGGTGTCGATGTGTATTTCGACAACGTTGGCGGCGATATCCTCGATGCCGTGCTGACCCGTCTGAGCGTGGGAGCCAGGGTGGTGATCTGCGGGGCGATCAGCCAGTACAACAACAAGGAAGCGGTCAAGGGCCCAGCGAACTACCTGTCGCTGCTGGTCAACCGCGCGCGCATGCAGGGCATGGTCGTCACCGATTACGTGTCGCGCTACCCCGAGGCCATGAAGGATATGGCCGGCTGGCTGCAAAGCGGCGAGCTGAAGAGCAAGGAAGACATCGTCGAAGGGCTTGAAACCTTCCCCGAGACGCTGATGAAGCTCTTCACCGGTGAGAACTTCGGCAAGCTGGTGCTGAAGGTCTGA
- a CDS encoding benzoate/H(+) symporter BenE family transporter, translated as MPDSNRLLRPFTDSSPSTIVAGFIAMLTGYTSSLVLMFQAGQGAGLSSGEISSWIWSLSIGMAICSIGLSLRYRTPVVIAWSTPGAALLITSLPGVPYGEAIGAFIFASALIALCGLTGSFERLMRRVPASLAAALLAGVLFNIGIEIFRAVEVQPLLVLGMFFGYLLAKRLVPRYAVLTALVIGCALAGVLGLLDFRQLSLEIAAPVWTTPALSFAAIFSIGIPLFVIAMASQNMPGLAVLRAEGYQVPASPLISVTGVASVLLAPFGSHGIHLAAITMAICSGPEAHPDPKRRYTAAVWCGVFYGIAGIFGATLAALFASFPAALVLSIAALALLGSIGSGLTQAMHLPRERDAALITFMVTASGLTLFGIGSALWGLVAGVLTLWILNGHKTAS; from the coding sequence ATGCCCGATAGCAACCGTCTGCTGCGTCCGTTTACCGATAGCTCGCCTTCGACGATAGTCGCCGGGTTTATCGCCATGCTCACCGGCTACACCAGCTCGCTGGTGTTGATGTTTCAGGCGGGCCAGGGTGCCGGACTCAGTAGCGGCGAAATTTCATCCTGGATCTGGTCGCTTTCCATCGGCATGGCGATCTGCAGCATCGGGCTTTCGCTGCGCTACCGAACGCCGGTGGTGATCGCCTGGTCGACCCCCGGCGCAGCCCTGCTTATAACCAGCCTGCCCGGCGTTCCCTATGGGGAGGCTATCGGTGCCTTTATCTTCGCCTCCGCCCTGATTGCCCTGTGCGGCCTGACAGGCAGTTTCGAACGTCTCATGCGACGAGTTCCGGCATCGCTCGCCGCAGCGCTCCTGGCGGGTGTGCTGTTCAATATCGGCATCGAGATTTTCCGTGCGGTGGAGGTGCAGCCGCTCCTGGTGCTGGGGATGTTCTTCGGCTACCTGCTGGCCAAGCGCCTTGTGCCGCGCTACGCGGTCCTTACGGCGCTGGTAATCGGCTGCGCACTGGCCGGCGTACTGGGCTTGCTGGACTTCCGGCAACTAAGCCTGGAGATCGCGGCGCCGGTCTGGACGACTCCGGCGCTGTCGTTCGCCGCCATCTTCAGCATCGGCATTCCACTGTTCGTCATCGCCATGGCATCGCAGAACATGCCGGGGCTGGCCGTGCTGCGCGCCGAAGGCTACCAGGTGCCGGCCTCACCACTGATTTCCGTCACCGGCGTCGCGTCGGTGCTGCTTGCTCCGTTCGGATCGCACGGTATTCATCTGGCGGCCATCACCATGGCCATCTGTAGCGGGCCTGAAGCGCACCCCGATCCTAAGCGGCGCTATACCGCTGCGGTGTGGTGCGGAGTGTTCTACGGCATCGCCGGCATTTTTGGCGCGACACTGGCGGCACTGTTCGCCTCGTTTCCAGCGGCGCTGGTGCTGTCCATCGCAGCGTTGGCGCTGCTGGGTTCGATCGGCAGTGGCCTGACCCAGGCCATGCATCTGCCGCGCGAGCGTGACGCAGCGCTGATCACCTTTATGGTCACCGCCTCGGGGCTGACGCTATTCGGCATCGGCTCCGCTCTGTGGGGGCTGGTTGCCGGCGTACTGACACTGTGGATCCTCAACGGTCACAAGACTGCGAGCTGA
- the fliE gene encoding flagellar hook-basal body complex protein FliE — MSQGVEFNRLMLEMRAMQTDAMARSKPVPAVPEVGAPSFSEMLGQAVNKVNETQQASNQLATAFEMGQGGIDLTDVMIASQKASVSFQAMTQVRNKLVQAYQDIMQMPV; from the coding sequence ATGAGCCAAGGTGTTGAATTCAATCGCTTGATGCTGGAAATGCGGGCCATGCAGACCGACGCCATGGCACGGTCCAAGCCGGTACCTGCTGTTCCCGAAGTCGGCGCGCCGAGCTTTTCCGAGATGCTCGGGCAGGCCGTCAACAAAGTGAATGAAACCCAACAGGCTTCCAACCAGCTGGCCACTGCCTTTGAAATGGGGCAGGGCGGTATCGATCTGACCGACGTCATGATCGCCTCGCAGAAGGCCAGCGTTTCCTTTCAGGCCATGACCCAGGTGCGTAACAAGCTGGTTCAGGCCTATCAAGACATCATGCAGATGCCGGTTTGA
- the fliF gene encoding flagellar basal-body MS-ring/collar protein FliF — protein MADALGKVPATVDSEEPKKPLFGLSFLENLSEMSMLRQVGLLVGLAASVAIGFAVVLWSQQPDYRPLLGSLAGMDANQVMETLAAADISYTVEPTSGALLVKANDLARARLRLASAGIAPADSNIGFEILDKEQGLGTSQFMEATRYRRGLEGELGRTVASLNNVKAARVHLAIPKSSVFVRDERKPSASVLVELYPGRSLEPSQVMAIINLVATSVPELHKSQITVVDQKGNLLSDQQELTELSMAGKQFDYSRRMESLYTQRVHNILQPVLGSGRYKAEVSADVDFSAVESTSETFNPDQPALRSEQSVNEQRQSSLGPQGVPGALSNQPPGPATAPENALAGQAGAGAVAPGQPLLDANGQQIMDPVTGQPMLAPYPSDRREQSTRNYELDRSISYTKQQQGRLRRLSVAVVLDDQTVIAADGQVTRVPRTAEELARLTRLVQDAVGFDASRGDSVSVINAPFAPDSFDNAFEEPPFYSQPWFWDIVKQVLGVLFILVLVFGVLRPVLNNLTNAGKGKELQPVGGDDELGDLDEEGGLANDRVSLSGPQSIMLPSPTEGYDAQLNAIKNLVAEDPGRVAQVVKEWINADE, from the coding sequence ATGGCTGACGCGCTTGGCAAGGTTCCAGCGACAGTGGATTCGGAAGAGCCGAAGAAGCCGCTGTTTGGCCTGTCCTTCCTGGAAAATCTTTCCGAAATGTCGATGCTGCGGCAGGTCGGCCTGCTTGTCGGGCTGGCTGCCAGCGTTGCCATCGGCTTTGCCGTTGTGCTCTGGTCACAACAGCCGGACTATCGTCCGTTGCTCGGCAGCCTTGCCGGAATGGACGCCAACCAGGTCATGGAGACCCTCGCGGCGGCTGATATCAGCTACACCGTGGAGCCTACATCCGGTGCTCTGCTGGTCAAGGCGAACGATCTCGCCCGCGCGCGTCTGCGCCTGGCCAGCGCTGGCATAGCGCCGGCTGACAGCAATATCGGCTTTGAAATCCTCGATAAGGAGCAGGGACTCGGTACCAGTCAGTTCATGGAGGCCACGCGTTATCGCCGCGGCCTGGAAGGCGAGCTGGGGCGAACCGTCGCCAGCCTGAACAATGTCAAGGCTGCGCGCGTGCATCTGGCAATTCCGAAAAGCTCGGTTTTCGTTCGCGACGAGCGCAAGCCCAGTGCCTCGGTGCTGGTGGAACTCTATCCGGGACGTAGCCTGGAGCCGAGTCAGGTGATGGCGATCATCAACCTGGTGGCGACCAGCGTGCCGGAGCTGCATAAGTCGCAGATCACCGTGGTCGACCAGAAGGGCAACCTGCTGTCCGATCAGCAGGAGCTGACCGAGCTGAGCATGGCCGGCAAACAGTTCGACTACAGCCGCCGTATGGAGAGCCTCTACACCCAGCGCGTGCACAACATCCTGCAGCCGGTGCTGGGCAGCGGCCGTTACAAGGCCGAGGTATCCGCTGACGTCGATTTCAGTGCGGTGGAATCCACCTCCGAGACCTTCAACCCCGATCAGCCTGCGCTGCGCAGTGAGCAGAGCGTGAATGAGCAACGCCAGAGCAGCCTCGGCCCCCAGGGTGTGCCGGGTGCTCTGAGCAATCAGCCCCCAGGCCCGGCCACAGCGCCGGAAAATGCCCTGGCCGGACAGGCTGGCGCTGGTGCCGTCGCGCCGGGGCAGCCGCTGCTGGACGCCAACGGCCAGCAGATTATGGATCCGGTGACCGGCCAGCCGATGCTGGCGCCTTATCCCTCGGACCGACGCGAGCAATCCACGCGCAACTACGAGCTGGATCGCTCCATCAGCTACACCAAACAGCAGCAGGGCCGCTTGCGTCGCCTGTCGGTGGCTGTGGTGCTGGACGACCAGACCGTCATCGCTGCTGACGGACAGGTGACCCGGGTGCCGAGAACCGCCGAAGAATTGGCGCGCTTGACCCGCCTGGTTCAGGATGCCGTGGGCTTCGATGCCAGTCGCGGCGACAGCGTCAGCGTGATCAACGCACCCTTTGCCCCAGACTCCTTCGACAATGCCTTCGAAGAGCCACCGTTCTATTCGCAGCCCTGGTTCTGGGACATCGTCAAGCAGGTGCTCGGCGTGTTGTTCATCCTGGTGCTGGTGTTTGGCGTGCTGCGTCCGGTACTCAACAACCTGACCAATGCCGGCAAGGGCAAGGAGTTGCAGCCGGTCGGCGGTGACGACGAGTTGGGCGACCTGGACGAAGAGGGCGGGCTGGCCAATGACAGGGTCAGTCTGAGTGGGCCGCAGAGCATCATGTTGCCGAGCCCGACCGAGGGATACGACGCGCAACTGAATGCCATCAAGAATCTGGTAGCCGAGGACCCGGGTCGAGTGGCCCAGGTCGTCAAAGAGTGGATCAACGCCGATGAGTGA